tgtcaagttagTCATTTGGGCTGGTTAACTCTGAACTCATCATCGAATGAGACGATCGGTCACATGTACTCTGAAGTTgaatattcaaatattttaaagAGTTGCCATATTATAAATAGACTATTTTAACACTTTACCCCTATTCAAaactgttagaattatgactcaaaatcctaatgagATTTTgagagagatcttttcctaattgagtgagagaaatattcctcaataggatgaaagaatatttcctataatgagtagaactcttattttagtgttatttctaAATTTAGTGTGGGACTCGTAATCAGATAAGGATTTAggaaattaacactataaatagaagaATGATGGAAAAAGTTATTTGacttttgcccattgaagagaaTGGCTTTTAGCCCATGGAGTGAGGCTGTCACCTATTGTAAAGAGGGGCTTTGCCAATTACTGAGTATTTcgctctgcccattgatgaggagCACTTGGTCATTGCAGTGGAGATAGGCTTCGACCTAAAGTAGAGTAAGGACATAAGAATTCAAGAGGAATGGATTCTTGTCTATTGGTGggagggctcttgcccatatagttgaagacaccttttgtggtatagtgttgtaatagtaaatatattgggttatgtctagaggactGATtgagactaactaatatatttactatgagtaaATATAATTTGATGTATGGAttttcttgggtgtaattgggtcgATTGATAGTATAATTTGAATTTGTAATTAATAATTCATTAttgatgatagtggaagatgTCATGCCTATGGATatagccctatgttgagagggtgaactacgtaaatattagtgttttgtgtgtttattttatttctttacagtTTACAGGCTTTCGCATGCACAACAAAAACTAATATGGAATCTTAATAAACTTTTCTCATGCCCAAGAACGAATACCTAAAACGTGAAATACTAAAATAGATCGGGCCTAACTCACCCCAAAAGTTAGTTTAAGGAGAAAAGAGTGTCCAAGCCAAAATCAATGTAGGATCTCAACAGATGTCAAGCCTAACTCTTtaaaaaaatttctatttttacCAGATAGTAATATAAAGTACAAGTTGTGATGGTTTCTTCCATTAAAGCACATGACAGATCCACAACAATGGCGACAGTGAATAGGACAAGGGAAAGGATTGGATGGTGAAGGTTGCGGTAGTGAAGTTTTCAGAGCCCCCTCCGAGTCTAAGACCGATTccatcttcctcttcttcctttggcGACCAATCCAGTGCATAAAGGCGACTAACTGATTTACATTTGACATTGTTGCAAAAGGCAGAAAAAGGCTTGGGATGCAGCAAGTGTGAATTTGAAAATGGAGAACAATAGGAAGAAATGACCTGACATGAAGTGAGTTGGCGACGAAGAGGTAAGAAAAGAAAAGGTGAGAGCAAGATGCCTAAATTTAGCGGTACAAGTTACAATCTCGAAAATAACCCCTAGCAAAATTTAGACTAAATTTTAGCACAATGCAATGAACTAGATTATTGAGCAACAGCATAGAATGAATTAAAGTGGAGTTTGAGATGGTTTTAAAACAAATTTATCGGCAAGGGAGcctcctattattattattactattatccaTAGTGCCAGCCAGAACCACTCACTGTGGATGGCAATAGGTTTCAACTTCATCCATCATGAGTAGTAGTTGGTGATGCCTTTCGATGCCGACATGACCACATTGCAGGAAAAATTGAGTGACAAACAAACCCATTTCACATTTTTCTAATTCTGTTCTCATAGAATACGCCACCTGAAAGAAATGTTTGAAAAAGGCCATACCTAAAAGAGATTAACCCACGTAGACCTTAGGacatgaaagaaagaaaaaggaagagcaAAAAAAAGATTCTTCTTCCCTTTTTTTAAAGATCTACGAGGGAATGACCCAAAATTACATAAGGttttgtttaaaaaataaaagaaaaaactaTGTGAATCTCCCCTATCCATGGAAAAATTCCAAGTATCATAAGCAGCCAAGCATCTCCGCGTGATAAGCCAACCTTGTCCTTCCACTTTATGTGTACCAACTCTTTTCAACTTCAATGGCTGAAACACGTCATTCTCCACTGGCAGATGTCTTGCTCGATCGATTCTTTACCAACCCACTTCAGGTACTGCAAAGAGGTCTGTCTCTTGACTTGAATTCTTGAATATGCACTATACATTGGTCCATTTATTGAATATACACTATTGAGTTGATACTATCTTGTCTCAGAATTTTCCAATGAAGCACAACTCCACGTGGGACTAGCTGTAACAAATGAATATTGGGCATCATTCGAGGGTAGTTGAGTTAATACTTGCGGATTTATGGTTATGGAAGTACTCTTGGTAAGTGAAATTTCGTAATAGAGTTTTCTGTGGAGTCATCTGCATTAATTAGACTAGCATTTAAGAACGGAGGTTGCTTTGGTGAAGGGATTTCACATTCTCTATTGGTTAGCATCTGAACTACTTCAGCCATGGACGGTCTTAGTAAAGCAGAAGCTTGTGTGCATAGAAGTCCTATTTGAAGCACATTTTCTGCATCTTTTTCAGGATGTCTATCTCTAAGCCTGGGATCAATGGCTTGAGCAAGTGTTTTTGCCTTGTAATGCTTCCAAACCTGATGCCACATAACAAAGCTATGTCACTTGAGTATCAATTACAACTATCTGATATCAATTGATTTTTCCTTTGGTTGTTGCTGTTTCTTAATTTCAAACCTACCTTAAATTATGGCCTCAGAATGTCGACAATAGCAAGTTTCCACGAAATAGAAAACAAGGAATAAGAATCTTACAGAGTGCAAAATTGAATTCGATCCCTGTGAATAAATGCTCTTCTTTTCGCCAGTTGCAATCTCCAGAACAAGAACACCAAAACCATAAACATCTGCTTTCTCTGTTAGCTGTCCTCGAATAAGATACTCAGGAGCAATATAACCcctgtaaaaagaaaataataataataataatttagaaGAACAGAAAAATATAGATTAAAAGTGAGACTAGCTAGTAACTTGTATGGGGATTGTAGCCAGTAACTTGTATGGGGATTGATTTTCTTACAGTGTTCCTGCAATCCCTGTGCTAATATGGGTATTATCAGTCGCAAAGCAACGAGCAAGTCCAAAATCAGCAATCTTTGGAGTAAGCATCTCATCAAGGAGAATGTTGCTAGTTTTTATGTCTCTGTGGATAATTTTTACTCCTGAACCTCCATGAAGATACGCAAGCCCTTCTGCTGTTCCAAGGACGATATTATACCGCTGCTGCCAGCTTAGGATATGTATTGTGTTCTTCACTGCAAGAAATTAAGGGTTTAGAAATGAGGAATTCAGAAGTAAGCTTCTAATAACTCTATTCTGCTGCTGCTAAAGATATGAAAAAGATCAAGTTGGGCAACTTACTGAAAAGAATTTGATCAAGGCTCCTGTTGGGTACATATTCATAAACAAGAAGGCTCTCAGGGCCTTCAATACTGCAACCCAGAAGTCTTACAAGATTTTTGTGTTGAATATCACTGATCAAGTTCACTTCATTGAAGAATTGATCAACCCATTGCTGTGTATTATAGACCAATCTCTTAACTGCAACCGTTCTTCCATCTGGGAGACTTCCTTTAAATACAGAACCGGCCCCTCCTTGACCTAATTTCATGTCGTCGCTAAAAAAATTGGTTGCCTTCTCAAGCACTTCATACTTAAAATTCAAATTAGACCAGTTTGTAAGGCCCCTAAGATTGTTTTGCTCTGCACAGAGTGCGTCATGTTAGGAAATAGGAAATGGATGAATATCAAATCGCGAGACCATAGAGGATATTCATTTTTGGTTGGAATTTTACCTGCTTTCCTCTTAGATAATCTCCCATACCCAATAAAAGCACCAAAGGAAGCCAGCACGATAAAGGCTGCTGCTGCTAAGGCAATTGCTCCTATCATACCAGCATGTGAGCCTGTACATTTAGCAAAACATGTTAAATTATAAGAACACCTGGCAGAGATGGAATAACAGCAAACAAGCACTCATTTCTATTCCCATAAGCAGAAAGCCGGAAAATATGATTTAACACTTCCAATCAGAGGATAAACCACTGACAACATTTAATACCAGGCAATTTAATCCAACTAAAAccaaaatttgaagagaaacggAGTGGAAGAATGGTTAAAACCAATTTTACTTCCTTGGTCTGCTGCTTCTGAGCTGGTGTTAAAGAATCTCTCTGTAGAATACCGCATATAACAACCGGTAAACAGAGCCTGGCCCTGTGCCCCAGGAGCACATGTCCTCAATTGTGAGCCTGCCTTCACCAAGCAATCTCTGCACTCCCTGTAGTTAAGTGAATTCCAACACTGAGCCAATGCATAAGCTGGAACGACTCCTCCTTTTCCCTCTACAGTGGCAAACGTTCCGTTGCCAAGGGCTCTTTCAGTGACATTCTTGATCACATCTGCAACCTTTCTCCTAAAATCCATGTGCAAAGAGCTATCTATCAAAACACCTGCTGCCTGGCTACAGTTCACATTATCATAATTAGGGTCGATGGATTCATGGAGGAAGCTGTAATTATCGTAGCGAAGAAAGCAGCCATCAAGAAAGATACGAGCAGCCGTACTGGGGAGGCAACCGGGAAGCTTTACTCTGCCCTGGCTAAAACAGAGTTTGCAATCAAGGGTAGAGAGATCACTGTGGCACTGGGCTAAGGCATGGACCTGAGGCGATGGCCAGGTAACAGCAGCATGCCCCCAGTTTCTCCTAGACACTTGTTGTTGGATAGATTCCATGACTTTGACAAAATTTGGAACGAAAGACGTGGAGATAGTGGAATTGAGCTCGTCCTTATGGGAACCGCAGGTAAGTTGGATTTCAGAATTACGGGTGgcagaagaagagagaaagaagaaaataagaaaaatcaAGAATGTCCATGAGAGATTCTGAAGGATTTTGAATGATAGTTGCATTGAAATAAAACGGGACTTGCTCTAATTTATTCTATTTTCCCTCTGTTTCGCTCTGTTCTCCCCTGTTTTATGTCGAAGGTGAAAAAGAAGAGAGTACGTGGGATCATCACTTTGAATAGGATAATCTTCTCTGCAACAACCAGACTCTCCTTCTTTCTCCCTATCTCCCTCTGAGAGATTCAGAGGGAAATGGAGACGGAGAGAGTATTATTTGGGATGAATTATGGAGTGGTTTTATTTAAGAGAAGGTTTTCTGTTTGTTTTTGTCGCATTCATGGTAGTTTCTGGCTATGTTTCTTGGCTCTCCAGGGAGAGGGAGATGGAAGAAGACTCAATCAATGACCTGGATTTAGTTTTGTTTTCTTCATTTAGATTATGGTTATATGAACATCGCATACATTTTACTCATAATGTGTTCCGTAACTGCTTGTTTGAATCGGAGGAAAAGAGGgaggaaggaaaataaattatgaaaaatattcatgatgttatattttttttttatttggaaaATAGAGGAAAATTGAGGATTGAAAGAAAaatatctaatatttttttttaaactcgTTCTCTCTTATTTGGAGAAAAAAGAAATAGTGTGGGATAAagtcatatttttaatttataaaattatataataattattttatttttatatttattaatgttttttaattatttgcatgttttttttaatattttaacatCAATGATAAAATAGTGGAGTAATATTTTATGAGCCCcttttcataattatatatttaatagagtgtttattaaattgaaatCTTTATtcgcataaaaaaaataatttataagataaagataaaatagtaattttaattattttgttttcactcttttacaagagaaaataaatttattttctctctttcccaaacacaaaaaaaaaataaataaataaaagatgaaaaataaaaaaaaaatttcctccCTTTATTTTCCTTCCCCTCCTATAatttatccaaaaacatattgtaAATGGCAATTTATGGAATGGTGGGTTTAAGGGCATATTGAGAACATATTTCTGGCCAAAAACCCTAATTATTAAATAACTGGGACTTACTTGACAAGTTTAATTCTTGGATTCTAGGGCTTCACTACCACctttttaaaaaggaaaaaatcatcaaattttggttaaaaagttttaaaaagaaaaaaaaatttataaatttaatttcctgACTCTTATATTAGTCATTTACTTAATTTAATAAGAGATTATTTGGTATATTCAAAGCATTAAATAACAATATTTTCTAAATTCATGTTTTCCATATTTGCATAAATAAAGAAATACTGATTTAAATATATGCTATAATTTctgtatttaaatttaattttcaaaacttTCATTATATTAAAACATTACATGTTGAGCTTTGCCGTGttgcaattttttttatttttcaaaataattaaaaaaaattaacaaaagtaGTAAAGAAATTTTTATCAATAATGGAAGTATTGTGTCACTAATTTCCAAATTAAAAGATTATAATGATGCATTCTACACCTAAGTTAGAACAAGAGATTGTAGAGATGGGATCTTTGATCATGTTTGAAAAACCCAATAGCATAATGATGAGATTTAGAGATTAGTGCTTGTCATCTTCAAAGACAATTCTTGCTTCTTGTAGAACAAGCGAGAGGAAAATCTTGCCTTGTGGTCAAAATTTCACTGCCACTCTTTTAGCTgtacaattatttttttttttagtcaaaTGTAAAGAATATTATAgcgtatataaaaataataattaaattttaaattcaaattatttaaatataatttataaaatagtcTCTATTTAAGATATAATGCCtcgtttaattaataaattaaataatactcaatatattaaattgtaattttcatatttaaaaaaattgacaTAACAATGCCTATGTGATGAGAAATAAAATTGACGTATAGTTGTATTTATGGAAGGGgttgtatttttttattattattattaaatttcctAGAAAATCTTATAAGCTTGTGAATGATGCCTAATTTGACTTTTATTAAGTATCTAGAGGCAACTTTTTAGCATTTATGCGTCATGCCATGGATTTCAACCTTGCTTACCATCCCAATAAAAAAAATTCCTTGCacccaaaattaaattaaaaaaataaaacaaaatataataattaaaaaaaaggtcACCCAAGGATGTCAAAATTTGATTTGCTGGGTCAATGATAATGGCTAGTGCAACGGGCAAAAAGTGACCCATAAATCAGGACCTGAATAAGTAAGAAGCAACAGCAGCAGAACCTCGCTAATTAGACTACCCACCGTTGCCAGAGACGACTTGTAGAGCCAGGAAAGGTGAAAGTGCAGAGGATTTCTGAACTTTTATCACCATGAAAGACTTAGATAACCACTGAAGAGCAAGGAAGCCTCTTTACAACTGTTGTCTAGCGGAGCATCAGGAAAACAAAGGCcgaaggaaaacaagaactctcATAGCATCGTAGATATTGCAGAGGAAGGAGATGACAGAGCTTATTGGCGATTTACTCGCGCCTTACAAGGCAATATCAAACTTGACTAGATATAATTCTCTTCAAGCAGTGCCTCCTTTCATCGTTTAAATTGGAAAAAAAAGGCCAATGCCTGAGTTTCAGATACCTACATCACATAACCAAGCGGAACAAGAAATATAAAAGAGGGCAGCTCAACAAAACCCTCAAACAATATCGATCCAACTACAAAACACAACCCAACACTGTGGAAGGGAGGGAACCCACGCGAAGTTAGGGAGAGGGAAGCCTTCTCCTGCCAAATGGGCAGGGGAAGACTGACAAGTAGTAGTGACAAGTGCCGAGCCCTAGGTGACGAAAGAGGAGCTAGAGAGCAAAAACTCTCTCTACAAAAAGGAGAGATCACGTTATCGTATTGTCACCACCCAAATTTTTCTATACATCTTTATTTGACAATTGGCATTAATTAAGAAGATGCATTT
Above is a genomic segment from Hevea brasiliensis isolate MT/VB/25A 57/8 chromosome 17, ASM3005281v1, whole genome shotgun sequence containing:
- the LOC110642795 gene encoding LOW QUALITY PROTEIN: cysteine-rich receptor-like protein kinase 1 (The sequence of the model RefSeq protein was modified relative to this genomic sequence to represent the inferred CDS: inserted 1 base in 1 codon), whose translation is MQLSFKILQNLSWTFLIFLIFFFLSSSATRNSEIQLTCGSHKDELNSTISTSFVPNFVKVMESIQQQVSRRNWGHAAVTWPSPQVHALAQCHSDLSTLDCKLCFSQGRVKLPGCLPSTAARIFLDGCFLRYDNYSFLHESIDPNYDNVNCSQAAGVLIDSSLHMDFRRKVADVIKNVTERALGNGTFATVEGKGGVVPAYALAQCWNSLNYRECRDCLVKAGSQLRTCAPGAQGQALFTGCYMRYSTERFFNTSSEAADQGSSHAGMIGAIALAAAAFIVLASFGAFIGYGRLSKRKAEQNNLRGLTNWSNLNFKYEVLEKATNFFSDDMKLGQGGAGSVFKGSLPDGRTVAVKRLVYNTQQWVDQFFNEVNLISDIQHKNLVRLLGCSIEGPESLLVYEYVPNRSLDQILFMKNTIHILSWQQRYNIVLGTAEGLAYLHGGSGVKIIHRDIKTSNILLDEMLTPKIADFGLARCFATDNTHISTGIAGTLGYIAPEYLIRGQLTEKADVYGFGVLVLEIATGEKKSIYSQGSNSILHSVWKHYKAKTLAQAIDPRLRDRHPEKDAENVLQIGLLCTQASALLRPSMAEVVQMLTNRECEIPSPKQPPFLNASLINADDSTENSITKXSLTKSTSITINPQVLTQLPSNDAQYSFVTASPTWSCASLENSETR